A single window of Triplophysa dalaica isolate WHDGS20190420 chromosome 14, ASM1584641v1, whole genome shotgun sequence DNA harbors:
- the trip12 gene encoding E3 ubiquitin-protein ligase TRIP12 isoform X1, producing MSNRPNSNPGGSLRRSQRNTAAAQPLDHTIAGRLQPEQVNQKANFPPESRRSNSKASKAPPSSAAGSARGHTARRNSLSLSVTSHSIPDPDLEAAGTSGQQGKREGSSTRALKRSSGSEPHITYLPTPAKRPKALSNQPSVSAASVPSAPTASPELSEPKKAPASVSTKSKKRRLAAEPAPAISGRALSKKSASQPGPSGAPSTPSQKRKKADSLSSSSSSLPSSSSAAGPLPPRSEANRAAKPTKLASKSAASAKAGCSTVTDSSSSSASSSSSSSSSSSAVTGTNSCAPQGARLKQGKDQSKARRSRSASSPSPRRSSRDKEQSKAAGSSKFDWTSRFNSKVNLPKPKLSLPGSAKAETSSKPGPSGLQAKLASLRKSTKKRSESPPAELPSFRRSTRQKTTGSCASTSRRGSGLGKRGAAEARRQEKMADSDNNQDGANSSAARTEDTPQGASASSSVAGAVGMTTSGESESDDSEMGRLQALLEARGLPPHLFGPFGPRMSQLFHRTIGSGASSKAQQLLQGLQATGDESQQLQAAIEMCQLLVMGNEETLGGFPVKSVVPALITLLQMEHNFDIMNHASRALTYMMEALPRSSAVVVDAIPVFLEKLQVIQFIDVAEQALTALEMLSRRHSKAILQAGGLADCLLYLEFFSINAQRNALAIAANCCQSITADEFHFVADSLPLLTQRLTHQDKKSVESTCLCFARLVDNFQHEENLLQQVASRDLLTNIQQLLVLTPPVLSSGMFIMVVRMFSLMCSNCPCLAVQLMKQNIAETLRFLLCGASNGSCQEQIDLVPRSPQELYELTSLICELMPCLPREGIFAVDVMLKKGSAQTTEGAIWQWRDDRGLWHPYNRIDSRIIETAHQNGEDEISLSTLGRVYTIDFNSMQQINEDTGTARAIQRKPNPLANPNTGGHLEVRREDARAQLLKEDPELAKCFIKTLFGVLYEVYSSSAGPAVRHKCLRAILRIIYFADAELLKDVLRNHSVSSHIASMLSSQDLKIVVGSLQMAEILMQKLPDVFSVYFRREGVMHQVKNLAESEAFLTSPPKACTSGTANLCTTTITTATTTAATNVTPDLGSPSFQHSMDDSLDLSPQGRLSDVLKRKRLPKRGPRRPKYSPPRDDDKVDNQAKSPTTTQSPKSSFLASLNPKTWGKLGTQTNSANSEPSRTAGVSGLARVPPKDSVSNNRDKIKAWIKEQASKFVERYFNSESVDGSNPALNVLQRLCTATEQLSLQVDSGAECLEEISNIVSESDVSSFEIQHSGLVKQLLLYLTSNSERDTISRDDRIKRFLHVFFGCPIPGQEPLGRLDLTENGPLLSLVHKMNNCLSQMEQFPVKVHDFPSGNGNGSRGSQALKFFNTHQLKCQLQRHPDCTNVKQWKGGPVKIDPLALVQAIERYLVVRGYGRIREEDEDSDDDGSDDEIDESLAAQFLNSGSVRHRLQFYIGEHLLPYNMTVYQAVRQFSLQAEEERESTDDEANPLGRAGIWTKTHTIWYKPVREDEEGCKDAVGGKRGRAQTAPTKTSPRNAKKQDELWHGRKNTLIKSINSLHPVFKVNLIRIAIDSDNPVDVCFLLFVEGVCPSVTNPLESYLISDPPEGITFDDPSMEVILLLRVLHSISRYWFYLYDNAACKEIIPISEFINSKLTAKANRQLQDPLVIMTGNIPTWLTELGKTCPFFFPFDTRQMLFYVTAFDRDRAMQRLLDTNPEINQSDSQDSRVAPRLDRKKRTINRDELLKQAESVMQDLGSSRAMLEIQYENEVGTGLGPTQEFYALVSQELQRADLGLWRGEEVALTNPKGSHEGTKYMFSSRGLFAVPFGRTTKPAHIAKIKMKFRFLGKLMAKAIMDFRLLDLPLGLPFYKWMLRHESSISSHDLVNIDPGVAKSIQHLEDIIRQKKRIEQDRSHTRETLQQALESLNMNGCSVEDLGLDFTLPGFPNIELKKGGKDVPVTIHNLEEYLRLVVYWTLNEGVSRQFESFREGFESVFPLHHLQYFYPEELDQLLCGSKSESWDVKTLMECCRPDHGYTHDSRAVRFLFEVLSSFDAEQQRLFLQFVTGSPRLPVGGFRSLNPPLTIVRKTFESTENPDDFLPSVMTCVNYLKLPDYSSIEIMREKLLIAAREGQQSFHLS from the exons ATGTCCAACCGGCCTAATTCCAATCCAGGGGGGTCACTGCGCCGTTCACAGAGGAACACAGCCGCGGCCCAGCCACTAGACCACACGATCGCAGGAAG ATTGCAGCCAGAGCAAGTTAACCAAAAAGCAAATTTCCCACCTGAAAGTAGAAGATCTAATTCTAAGGCTTCCAAAGCCCCACCCAGCTCAGCTGCTGGCTCTGCCCGTGGCCACACCGCTCGAAG AAACAGTCTCTCTCTATCCGTCACTTCACACTCGATTCCAGATCCTGACTTAGAAGCAGCAGGGACTTCAGGCCAGCAAGGGAAACGGGAGGGCAGCAGCACCCGCGCTCTCAAACGCAGCTCCGGCTCAGAGCCCCACATCACCTATTTACCCACCCCGGCCAAACGGCCCAAAGCGCTGTCCAACCAGCCCTCCGTTAGCGCAGCCAGTGTTCCTTCGGCCCCCACAGCCTCACCTGAACTTTCAGAGCCAAAGAAGGCTCCAGCATCAGTCAGCACTAAATCCAAAAAGAGAAGGTTAGCGGCCGAGCCGGCTCCTGCCATATCCGGCAGAGCCCTGAGCAAGAAGAGCGCCTCGCAACCTGGCCCCAGTGGGGCCCCCAGCACCCCTTCGCAAAAGCGCAAGAAGGCAGACTCTTTGTCATCGTCGTCCTCCTCCCTCCCCAGCTCAAGCAGTGCGGCAGGCCCCCTGCCACCCCGCAGCGAGGCCAACCGGGCAGCCAAACCCACCAAACTGGCGTCCAAATCGGCCGCCTCAGCCAAAGCTGGGTGTAGCACCGTCACTgactcctcctcttcttctgccTCTTCCTCGTCGtcctcttcatcctcctcctccgCCGTCACAGGCACCAACAGCTGTGCCCCTCAGGGTGCCCGCCTAAAGCAGGGTAAGGACCAGAGCAAAGCGCGACGCTCGCGCTCTGCATCCTCCCCGTCCCCCCGCAGGAGCAGCCGAGATAAAGAGCAGAGCAAGGCTGCTGGCTCCTCTAAGTTTGACTGGACGTCCCGCTTTAATTCCAAAGTCAACCTGCCAAAGCCCAAACTGTCCCTACCGGGATCAGCCAAGGCCGAGACCTCCTCCAAGCCTGGGCCTTCCGGACTGCAGGCCAAACTAGCAA gTTTGAGAAAGTCCACTAAGAAGCGTAGTGAGTCTCCCCCAGCAGAGCTCCCCAGCTTTCGGAGGAGCACACGACAGAAGACCACGGGCTCCTGCGCCAGCACCAG TCGGCGAGGCTCAGGCCTGGGCAAGCGCGGGGCAGCCGAAGCTCGCCGACAGGAAAAAATGGCTGACTCCGACAACAACCAAGACGGGGCCAATTCATCGGCCGCGCGCACAGAGGACACGCCACAAGGAGCGTCTG CGTCTAGTTCAGTGGCTGGAGCAGTGGGCATGACCACCTCTGGAGAGAGCGAATCAGATGACTCTGAAATGGGAAGGCTGCAAG CTCTGCTGGAGGCCAGGGGTCTTCCTCCACACCTGTTTGGACCTTTTGGGCCCCGAATGTCTCAACTGTTTCACAGGACCATAGGGAGCGGAGCTA GCTCAAAGGCTCAGCAGCTGCTACAGGGCCTGCAGGCTACAGGAGACGAATCCCAGCAGCTCCAAGCTGCCATAGAGATGTGTCAGCTGCTTGTGATGGGTAATGAGGAGACGCTGGGAGGTTTCCCCGTAAAGAGCGTCGTACCTGCCCTG ATCACACTATTACAGATGGAGCACAATTTTGATATT ATGAATCATGCATCTCGAGCCCTCACCTACATGATGGAGGCTCTGCCACGTTCCTCGGCTGTGGTCGTGGACGCCATCCCCGTCTTCCTGGAAAAG CTTCAGGTCATCCAGTTTATAGATGTTGCAGAACAAGCCCTGACCGCCCTGGAGATGTTGTCGAGGAGGCACAGTAAAGCAATCCTGCAGGCT GGAGGGCTAGCTGATTGTTTGCTGTACTTAGAGTTCTTCAGCATCAACGCTCAGAGGAATGCACTAGCCATCGCCGCTAACTGCTGTCAGAGCATCACAGCGGATGAGTTTCACTTTGTGGCTGACTCTCTGCCCCTGCTCACTCAGAGACTCACACACCAG GATAAAAAATCGGTGGAAAGCACATGTCTCTGTTTTGCCAGGCTGGTGGACAACTTTCAGCACGAGGAG AACCTGTTACAGCAGGTGGCTTCCCGGGATCTACTGACCAACATTCAGCAGCTGCTGGTGTTGACTCCACCTGTGCTCAGCTCCGGCATGTTCATTATGGTGGTGCGCATGTTCTCCCTCATGTGCTCCAACTGTCCGTGTCTGGCCGTACAGCTCATGAAGCAGA ATATAGCAGAGACGCTGCGGTTCCTGCTCTGTGGAGCATCTAATGGAAGCTGTCAAGAGCAGATTGACCTTGTGCCCAGAAGCCCTCAGGAGCTTTATGAACTCACCTCACTCATCtg TGAGCTGATGCCATGTCTGCCCAGAGAGGGCATCTTTGCGGTGGATGTCATGCTGAAGAAGGGCAGCGCCCAGACCACAGAGGGTGCCATCTGGCAGTGGAGAGACGACCGAGGTCTGTGGCACCCGTACAACCGCATTGACAGCCGCATTATTGAG ACTGCTCACCAGAATGGAGAAGATGAGATAAGTCTGTCCACTCTCGGTCGAGTCTacaccattgacttcaattCTATGCAGCAGATTAATGAAGACACTGGCACCGCCCGAGCCATTCAGAGAAAACCCAACCCTTTGGCCAACCCTAACACAG GAGGTCACTTAGAGGTGCGGAGAGAAGACGCTCGTGCTCAGCTGTTGAAAGAGGATCCTGAGCTTGCTAAGTGTTTTATAAAGACTCTGTTTGGGGTTCTTTATGAGGTGTACAGCTCCTCGGCCGGGCCCGCTGTCAGACACAAGTGCCTTAGAGCCATCCTCCGGATCATCTACTTCGCAGATGCAGAGCTGCTTAAAGACGTCCTGCGCAACCACTCTGTGTCCAG TCATATTGCTTCCATGCTGTCCAGTCAGGATCTGAAGATTGTAGTGGGTTCTCTGCAGATGGCTGAGATCCTAATGCAGAAGCTCCCAGATGTGTTCAGTGTTTACTTCAGAAGAGAAG GTGTGATGCACCAGGTAAAGAATCTGGCCGAGTCTGAAGCGTTCCTCACCAGCCCTCCTAAAGCATGCACCAGTGGCACAGCTAATCTCTGcaccaccaccatcaccacAGCAACCACTACAGCTGCCACCAACGTCACACCCGACCTGGGTTCCCCGAGCTTTCAGCACAGCATGGACGACTCTCTAGACCTTAGCCCACAGGG tagGTTGAGTGATGTTCTGAAGAGAAAACGCCTCCCGAAAAGAGGACCAAGACGTCCCAAGTATTCCCCACCCAGAGACGATGACAAAGTGGATAATCAGG CTAAGAGCCCGACCACCACACAGTCTCCCAAGTCCTCTTTCCTGGCCAGTCTGAATCCAAAGACCTGGGGTAAGCTGGGGACCCAGACAAACAGCGCTAACTCTGAACCCTCACGCACGGCAGGAGTCAGCGGCCTGGCACGTGTGCCGCCAAAAGACTCTGTGTCCAATAACAG AGATAAGATAAAGGCCTGGATAAAGGAGCAAGCCAGTAAGTTTGTGGAGCGTTACTTTAACTCTGAGAGTGTGGATGGAAGTAACCCAGCACTGAACGTCCTGCAGAGACTCTGTACTGCTACAGAACAGCTCAGCCTGCAG GTCGACAGTGGCGCAGAGTGCCTAGAGGAGATCAGCAATATTGTGTCTGAATCAGACGTGTCGTCCTTCGAGATCCAGCACAGCGGTCTGGTGAAGCAGCTGTTGTTGTATCTGACATCAAACAGCGAGCGGGACACTATCAGCAGAGACGATAGGATCAAGAGGTTCCTGCATGTGTTCTTCGGCTGTCCA ATACCAGGACAAGAACCTCTTGGGCGTTTGGACCTGACGGAGAACGGCCCGCTGCTGTCACTGGTGCACAAGATGAATAACTGTCTCAGTCAGATGGAGCAGTTCCCTGTTAAAGTGCACGACTTTCCCAGTGGAAATGGCAACGGCAGCAG gGGTTCACAAGCACTTAAGTTTTTCAACACCCATCAGCTGAAGTGTCAGCTGCAGAGACATCCAGACTGCACTAATGTCAAACAGTGGAAGGGAGGACCGGTCAAAATCGACCCCTTGGCTTTGGTACAGGCCATCGAGAGATACCTTGTTGTTAGAG GGTATGGAAGGATAagagaggaagatgaagatAGTGATGATGATGGTTCAGATGATGAGATCGACGAGTCTTTG GCTGCCCAGTTCCTGAACTCTGGGAGCGTACGTCACAGGCTGCAGTTCTACATAGGCGAGCACCTGCTGCCGTACAACATGACTGTGTATCAGGCCGTCAGGCAGTTCAGTCTACAGgcagaggaggagagagagagcacagatGATGAAGCAAATCCTCTGGGACGGGCCGGCATATGGACCAAAACACACACTATATG GTATAAGCCGGTCAGAGAGGATGAAGAGGGCTGTAAAGACGCcgttggagggaagagagggCGCGCACAGACGGCGCCTACTAAAACCTCCCCTCGAAATGCCAAGAAACAGGATGAACTGTGGCACGGTAGGAAGAACACACTTATAAAGTCGATCAACTCTTTACATCCAGTATTCAAAGTGAACTTGATCAGAATCGCTATTGATTCAGACAACCCTgtggatgtgtgttttttgcTGTTTGTAGAGGGTGTGTGTCCCAGCGTGACAAACCCATTAGAGTCATACCTCATTTCCGATCCTCCAGAGGGCATCACTTTTGATGATCCCTCTATGGAGGTGATACTGCTGCTGAGGGTCCTGCACTCCATCAGTAGATACTGGTTTTACCTGTACGAT AATGCTGCATGTAAGGAGATCATTCCCATCAGTGAGTTTATTAACAGTAAACTGACAGCAAAGGCCAACAGACAGTTACAGGACCCGCTGGTCATCATGACTGGAAACATCCCCACCTGGCTCACCGAGCTCGGCAAAACCTG CCCGTTTTTCTTTCCCTTCGACACGCGGCAGATGCTCTTCTACGTAACGGCATTTGACCGGGACCGCGCCATGCAACGCTTGCTCGACACCAACCCTGAGATCAACCAGTCTGACTCGCAGGACAGCCGCGTCGCTCCGCGCCTTGACAGGAAGAAG AGAACGATAAACCGCGATGAGCTCCTGAAGCAGGCAGAGTCTGTAATGCAGGACCTTGGGAGCTCCAGAGCCATGCTGGAGATACAGTATGAGAATGAG GTGGGAACAGGTCTCGGCCCAACGCAAGAGTTCTACGCACTGGTGTCTCAGGAGTTGCAAAGGGCTGATTTGGGACTATGGAGAGGAGAGGAAGTGGCTCTCACCAACCCTAAAG GGAGTCATGAGGGAACAAAGTATATGTTCAGCTCCAGGGGTTTGTTCGCTGTACCTTTCGGACGAACTACCAAACCAGCTCACATCGCCAAGATCAAAATGAAGTTCCGTTTTCTAGGCAAGCTCATGGCTAAAGCCATCATGGACTTCAGATTG TTGGATTTGCCTCTAGGTTTGCCCTTCTATAAGTGGATGTTGAGGCACGAGTCGTCAATCAGCTCTCATGACTTGGTCAACATTGATCCCGGTGTGGCCAAATCCATCCAGCATCTGGAGGACATCATCCGCCAGAAGAAGAGAATAGAGCAGGACAGATCACAT ACGCGGGAGACTCTACAGCAGGCCTTGGAGAGTCTCAACATGAACGGCTGCTCAGTGGAGGATCTCGGGCTAGACTTCACTCTGCCCGGATTCCCCAACATCGAACTGAAGAAGGGAGGCAAAGATGTGCCAGTCACCATTCACAACCTGGAGGAATATCTCCGA TTGGTGGTGTACTGGACCCTCAATGAGGGCGTGTCACGGCAGTTCGAGTCTTTTAGGGAAGGATTCGAGTCCGTGTTCCCTCTTCATCACCTGCAGTACTTTTATCCCGAAGAG CTGGATCAGTTATTGTGTGGCAGTAAGTCAGAGTCTTGGGATGTAAAGACGCTGATGGAGTGCTGCAGACCGGACCACGGCTACACGCACGACAG CCGTGCGGTGAGGTTCCTGTTTGAGGTGCTAAGCAGTTTCGATGCGGAGCAGCAGAGACTGTTCCTGCAGTTCGTCACAGGGAGCCCCAGACTTCCCGTTGGAG GATTCCGGAGTTTAAACCCTCCTCTCACCATTGTTCGGAAGACGTTCGAGTCGACGGAGAACCCGGACGACTTCCTTCCTTCCGTCATGACGTGCGTGAACTACCTGAAGCTGCCGGATTACTCCAGCATCGAGATCATGCGCGAGAAACTGTTGATCGCCGCCCGTGAGGGCCAGCAGTCTTTCCACCTGTCCTGA